From Novipirellula artificiosorum, a single genomic window includes:
- a CDS encoding sulfatase-like hydrolase/transferase encodes MNAPLPSYRSLTQGLVVTLVLFAALVLRPGFAQAERPNILYFYVDDMGWGSIGPNGQAQRKANGQPYVRTPNLDELAAQGINFTRGYGCHVCSPARSSQQSGFHQGHTFADRNDPNNAKKAMRADDVLIGDALSAAGYATGYWGKWGYGGSKDQVDPVIDNVQTLPTSHGYQHVLAELHHVRAHTFFQPTLWHAPASSDAIGGIELVPNSLSAYRNMPNYPSMPALQNDVDYPKTAYCDDAYAFAALDFVRAQGRNYNQSGQPFFGLLAVQIPHAPFGEISSLPDWDQAYADDPQFKSLADQTRQWAAMVTRIDAHFGNILSALEDPNHDGDTSDSVAENTLVVFQSDNGGPSGSNRIELDANGGLRGTKGQIQEGGIRVPLVMRWPAKIRADSALKAGTHSKRVVDVTDLLPTFCDLAGAPIPLGIDGVSIAPTLLSEGHQRKREFIIHEASNGQSIIRGNHKLIQSKKSSLQLYDLEADRAETNDIAADHPEIVKELEALLLGERVTEPAGFANTYHRWTGSNGATTSNPNHWSDYAYTNAGITYLSDDGAPRLSWTALIENAEDESNTALADKDLEFLGLEIRGNQGKPTTQSLVLGPSVNLTGRNEIRVASNAMLTVNDGTVSSLRWIDIHAGGTLNGSGTIDATLYNHGTVAPSGTNQPNFKVLSDYHQSALATLRVALNGKGNSPLRVVGEATLSGTLAVDLIDSFQPSPGKTYSVLTAKKVSGEFSNPGNIVVAADGTRFTINYKDSAVVLLVN; translated from the coding sequence ATGAATGCCCCCCTCCCCTCGTACCGTTCCCTCACCCAAGGGTTGGTCGTCACCCTCGTCCTCTTCGCAGCCCTGGTGCTAAGGCCTGGTTTCGCCCAGGCGGAACGCCCCAATATTCTTTACTTCTACGTGGATGACATGGGATGGGGCTCGATAGGCCCTAATGGTCAAGCCCAGCGTAAAGCCAACGGCCAGCCCTATGTCCGAACCCCCAACCTCGACGAACTCGCCGCGCAAGGGATCAACTTTACCCGCGGCTACGGTTGCCACGTCTGCTCACCGGCGCGATCGTCTCAGCAATCCGGTTTTCACCAAGGGCACACTTTCGCAGATCGCAATGACCCCAATAACGCCAAGAAAGCGATGCGTGCCGATGATGTTCTCATCGGTGACGCACTCTCTGCGGCTGGATATGCCACCGGGTATTGGGGGAAATGGGGATATGGTGGATCCAAGGATCAAGTCGACCCTGTCATCGATAATGTTCAAACATTGCCAACCTCGCACGGCTACCAACATGTGCTCGCCGAACTGCACCACGTCCGTGCTCACACGTTCTTTCAACCGACACTCTGGCACGCCCCCGCTTCCTCTGACGCAATCGGTGGTATCGAGCTGGTTCCCAACTCTTTGTCGGCCTATCGGAACATGCCGAACTATCCCAGCATGCCTGCTCTTCAAAACGATGTGGACTATCCCAAGACCGCCTACTGCGACGACGCCTACGCGTTTGCGGCTCTCGACTTTGTCCGCGCCCAAGGTCGCAACTACAATCAATCGGGGCAGCCTTTCTTCGGCCTGCTCGCCGTGCAAATACCTCACGCTCCTTTCGGTGAGATCAGCTCACTGCCGGATTGGGATCAAGCTTACGCGGACGATCCCCAATTCAAATCGCTCGCTGACCAAACGCGGCAGTGGGCGGCCATGGTGACACGCATCGACGCGCACTTCGGCAACATTCTCTCTGCACTCGAGGATCCCAATCACGATGGTGATACGTCCGATTCCGTTGCGGAGAACACGTTGGTCGTCTTCCAGAGTGACAATGGCGGACCGAGTGGAAGCAACCGAATCGAACTCGACGCAAACGGCGGCCTTCGTGGCACCAAAGGTCAAATTCAAGAAGGCGGCATTCGTGTCCCGCTCGTCATGCGCTGGCCCGCAAAGATCAGGGCAGATTCCGCTTTGAAAGCGGGCACTCACAGCAAAAGGGTCGTCGATGTTACCGATCTGCTTCCCACATTCTGCGACCTCGCTGGCGCCCCCATCCCGCTCGGTATTGACGGCGTTTCGATCGCTCCCACGCTGCTCAGCGAGGGGCATCAGCGCAAACGTGAATTTATCATCCACGAAGCCAGCAACGGACAATCGATTATCCGTGGAAATCATAAGCTGATCCAGTCCAAGAAATCTTCGCTTCAGCTCTACGACCTTGAAGCCGATCGCGCCGAAACAAACGACATCGCCGCGGACCACCCCGAGATCGTCAAGGAGCTCGAAGCCTTGTTGCTTGGCGAACGCGTCACGGAACCGGCTGGCTTTGCCAATACTTATCATCGATGGACAGGCAGCAACGGTGCCACGACGTCGAATCCCAACCATTGGTCTGATTACGCCTACACCAACGCCGGGATCACCTACCTATCCGACGACGGGGCTCCGCGGTTGTCGTGGACCGCATTGATCGAAAACGCGGAAGACGAATCCAACACTGCGTTGGCCGACAAAGACCTTGAATTCCTCGGGCTCGAAATCCGTGGCAACCAGGGAAAGCCGACGACACAGTCTCTCGTCCTTGGCCCCTCGGTTAACCTTACGGGCCGCAATGAAATCCGTGTTGCTTCCAACGCCATGCTGACGGTCAACGACGGCACCGTCTCGTCGCTCCGCTGGATCGACATTCACGCCGGCGGCACGCTCAACGGCAGCGGAACGATCGACGCCACGTTGTACAACCACGGAACGGTCGCCCCATCGGGTACGAACCAGCCGAACTTCAAAGTCCTTTCGGACTACCATCAATCCGCACTCGCCACGCTGCGTGTTGCGCTCAACGGCAAAGGGAATTCCCCATTGCGGGTTGTTGGCGAGGCGACGCTTTCAGGAACACTGGCCGTGGATCTCATAGACAGTTTTCAACCATCGCCGGGCAAAACGTACAGCGTCCTGACCGCCAAGAAAGTTAGCGGCGAGTTCAGCAATCCCGGCAACATCGTCGTTGCTGCCGATGGAACCCGATTCACGATCAATTACAAGGATTCCGCAGTCGTCCTGTTGGTGAACTGA